The window taggccacgccatcgggcccaggaaagacattttaaaacatattcattcattttataagATACAGAGGCAGAGATTTCCCATCCCCcaactggttcacctcccaaatgacaatagtcagggctgggatAAGCCAAAGCTGACAGCTGGTAACTCAATGCAAGTCTCTCACTTGAGTGGAAGAAACTCAACAACTTGACCCATTGTCACTtgaattagcagaaaactgaGGATCAAACCCAGATACTGTCACCTGGAAGCATTTTTAACCACTGGGCCATATACTCACCCCACAGATATGAAATCTGTCCCTGACAGCCAAGGCATTATGCTTTCAACAAATGATTTGCTGGTCATAAGAGGCTTCCCGAACAAAGTgatgtgagggaaaaaaaaaattgatgtgaACAAAGACCAGAGGACATGAGGGGGAAAACTATAATGACTAGCTGGCAGTAGAGaattcctttcagataaaaaccaaatgcaaaggagagaggaaaacGCAAATGAAGGAGGGCccatggacccaggccaggtgacacaGGCCCTGCCAGACTCCCTGCCCCCGGGGCTCATGGACCCGGCACTTACTGTGAAGGTTGACCCAAGTATCCAAGCAACATGATTTGGGCCCCACTGGaacccctgcccctggggctcacagacccagcacccacagttcaggcaggcccaaggacccaggtcagACAACCAGGACATCACCCGACCACTCACCCCCAGGattcatggacccagcacccaccgaACAGGaggacccaagaacctgggccaggcaacccggGCCCAACCAGAGCCACCATCCTCAAGGCTCAATAATCCAGCATGTCCTTCACAGGTAGACCCAAGGACACAGGCCAGACAACCTGGGCACTCTGGAACCCCCAtgcctggggctcacaaaccagCCTCCCACTATACAGGAGGATCCAAGGAACCAGACCAGGTGACCTGGGTGtcccagacccagcacccacccctcACACCAGTttggcatggctcatctcacctcagcatccaccagcaactgcttcagcctgtctcagtccagcctgccctcagttcaagctgctgcttctgagtgcctcagtcttgcccagcccagcccagccagcccccagttctggccccaatgtgaactggctggtgttgcagcccaatccagctcctcctgtaccccttcctgattctcagatctcccagtggatgttatgaactggtcaGCTTGGCCGGCCCCTGACttaacccacatgtatgctggcgggTAAAGTAACCTAGCCTGATTTGGGCTGCTGCTTGCCTTGATTGATTCTTATGCTGATCTACAGagtttgtgtcctgacaaaggagttccccaagctcttctctcaggtctcctcccagtggcagatcttgcacatacaaGTAGGTCCTTAGCCCatgttgactttgtctacctcttattctggcaggaacagtgtccttgcccaattGGCCCAtatccaatctggttcttattgttggatattGTAGCCCAGGCACACATGGTCCATGGTTAAACAtatctcatgtggttcagcaggagccaaTACCTAGCCCAGctcattctacacccaccctggctcttccAGAACAATTTTTACTACATTAGTTGTATATGTAATAAGTTCCGGTCGAAGCAGAATAAGTATAAGCTTACTAAGTAAGCTTAGTAAGCTCACTAAGTATAAGCTTTAAAGTGCTAGTATAGAGCTCTGATTCAAAGCATTTTTGAGAATTTCTACAAAGAAATTACTTCAATTTCTTAAAAACCATGTGAGCAATCTTATCGTTAATATTAACTACTGTGTCAGATGTTGATTCATTACTTTCTAACCAAAGGCTGTCCTCAGGATTGATACCAAGTGTAGATACATAGTTACTAAATGTAGATAACATACTTTAATGGATCTTTATTTGCTGTTTCAGCATTACCAACAGAAGATGGATGTTTTAATGAGCCAATAGAATATTTAGTGCCATTGATGAGGTAACTTGAAGCcatgtgaaatatttttaacatatcaTCTGTTACCTCATGAGCTACTGTATTAATTTTGACACAGTGACCAACTAGTCCACCAGTTCTTGATGTGATGAATCATGtgattatttttatgaataaaagGTGTAGTTTCTTGATCTAAAACTACAGATGTATCTTCAAGTACTTCTGCTAAAATATGTTCAATTACATCTTTTGAGGCCTtccatatttgattttttttcatgtcaaCTGAAAAATCCCAGCATCTCTGTTCGAACATGGTGTGTCTTTAAATAGGTTTTTTAGATTAGAAGTTGAAAATCCAGTCTTTAATTCCCAATCTTTAATTGCCATTTTGTGTTGACAAGTGAGCTTGACAGGTGAATTGGTCATTCCTTTGTATTTAAGATCAGCATTTTTCTTTGTTGACTCATGATTAGGAAACTGTTTTTGTAAGTTTGTCTTCTCATCCTTGATGCATGAAAATATGCATCTTTTCTATGATTTTGTTTCCTTCGTTTTCATCTTCAGGATAAAGTACTATGCCATGGATATTAGTAGGTGGAAGTTGTTGCCTATTTCTAGGGCCATAAGCTAACCCATCACCAATAAGTCCATTTTCTCAGTGATACAAGTACTGCTCAATCTAGGCTGTCTATTCTTTTTGATGTCTGTTCTCCTTGATTTCTACTGTAGCTGAGTTAAGATATCATCAAGCAGCTGAAGAATGAGAACGGTTTCTTTAGTTGCAGTTAGCCTTTCATCATTGAGCCCCATTTGCACAAAATCCAGTGTAGTGGAGATCGCTTCCTCTAAATTGACCAGTAGAGAGGAATGAGATAAAATATTTGACACAAAACTTTGTATTTCTCCTTCAGCAGTCAAACTGGCTGCTTCAGATTCTGCACCGGACTTCTTTTTGCCAATCTGCTGAAAAAACGTGCATGTTGGATCTTTCATATGTAACTGATAAGAGGATTTAGGAATGTCTTCAAGATCAGCTAGTTGATTTTGTTTAAAGGGTGCAAGAAGCATCAGCTTCTGTGAATTTACATGAACTATATCTTCTGTAAGATTACCCATGTTCTCAAAATAATAAGGCAGTGAAGCTTCTGAATGAACTTCTTTGCAGCAAATGGAATGTTCTTCACTAGTTGCTGAGTCCGATTTAAAGTGAACTGACAAATCTTGTGGAAATGCCTTGATGCATTTTTTCTCAGctgcatattttaatttctcaAGTATAGTTCCCACAATTTCATCAGCTGCTGTGGAGATATCAATATCATCAAGCAACTTTTCACTGTCCTTGTCAGTTTGGTCAAAAAAATGATCAGTTACAGCAGTAGATAGGGTAGGAATGGTTTCAGTTAGATTGAACATCAATTCTTCAAAAATTTTCTGTAAAATcaactctgtttcttcttttatgtAATATTTAAAGTCAGCAAAAGCATTCACTAACTCCTGCttctcatttttgtcttttgtttcccCATCTGAGGACAGAGAGTCTTCTAGGTTGGCTGTTTCAGTAGCAGCATTCCTAACTTTCTTTGTTTTGCATTCAGTTGACGCAAAAAGTTGagtatcagatttacagagtttgAGATCTGGGTATTCCAAAGCctcattaaatttaattttagcaGGCATAAACGAGTTTTTTTTAGATTGAGCTTTTCCCGGGGTTCTTACTTTAGAAAAAGATGATGGTATCAAAGCTGTGGTTGGTTGTTCCACTGACCTGTCAAATGCTTCTGCATAGGGCTTTCTCTGAAATGTCTTAGTTCTTGTATATATCATCATGTCACTGCATGTGTGACAGCAACTTGCACCATCTAAAGAAGGGGCAGACTCAGCAGATACTGGATATGTGTTGCTTTTCACTCTTTCTTCAGAATTTGTGATGACTGGGTATAATACGCTGGTAACCGATGCCACAACCCATGCCATTATATTATGAATTGTACTGTTCAGTTCTTCAAAGATTACCTGAAAAGAAGTTGAGCAAGGACACAAGGAAAACCAAACATAAATTCACTCTATTTTAGAGATTAAGGCTGACCTTTAATTCCATATATCAAACAATTCATAATTAGAATACATTCATGGTACACAGAGGAGATACAGGAAaggttatctttaaaaaataatatgaatttcAAGTTGGTTTATTCTCTGTGGCTGTGATCTATTCTTCTAACAAGATTCCCTTTAATTTAAAATTCcttggaagttttatttttagcatttattaccaggaaatataattttcagattaaaaaagacAAAGCTAAGAGCATGACTAGTCTCCTATAAAACAAATGCTTtgacaagaaattaaaatatgcttataattcatgtgctattttaaaaaaatacaaaccagaCTACATCTAACAAATTTCATGAAGCTATGTGGTCAAAGCATTCACGGGCCTTTAAAGAGATAACCTCCTGTTTAGGCCTGTGTTCAGCAAGTATGTAAGGGAAACAATAAGACCGGGGCCAAACTGAAGACTTGGTGCCACTGATGCTTTCCTCTGTAAATTGTTTATAAAAgcaagtggggcccggcggcatggcctaccggctaacgtcctcaccttgaacgcaccaggatcccatatggacgccggttctaatcccggcagctcccatccagctccctgcttgtggcctgggaaagcagtggaggacaatccaatgcattgggaccctgcacccgtgtgggagacctggaagaggttcctggttcccggcttcttgatcggtgcgcactggccgttgcagctcacttggggagtgaatcattggacggaagatcttcctctctgtctctcctcctctctgtatatctgactgtaataaaataaataaatctttaaaaaaaatcaagtgatcaCAGCTTATTATTAAGGATTAATTGACGGACACCAATTGACATTATTGCTTTAGGATGAATGAATGGGCTTTGAGctttcctgcttttaaaaaataccatcAGTGCACACTGTCTTGACAGGCAAGTAGAGGACAGATAATGAAGTGAAGAAACACACTGATGTGGGTAGGAGAAAGTGTTGAGCTAGAATTGAGTTTCAAAAAGCCAGGAAGGTACAGTAGTAGATGGTGGTTAGGGTCCTTAATGTCTAAGCAGAAATGGaaactcaggagccaggcttGCGTGACCACTTCCTCAGTATTGTGCTCATGCCATAGTTTTAAATTGACTCTGGGGCTGACACATAAGGTGCATCTGAAAAACCCTGTATCTGCTTATGTATTTTTTGGATTATGCACTTGTTATAGATCTATTCGGGAAGCATAATAATCCTCTTCCCTACAATAAAATTGTATGTACTTTCAGGTATTATTACCCACAAGAAGTCAGACCAAGAGTGCTAACTCCCTCCCACATGAactcatactttctttttttttaattatttattctttaacttcattaattacagtgtattatgtgacacagttacatagatacttgggttctccccacccctccccaaaccctcccaccatggtggattcctccaccttgttgcataaccacagctcaagttcagttgagattcccccattgcaagcgtataccaaacatagagtccagcatctcattgtccagtcaagttcaacggcttcttaggtataccctctctggtctgaagacagagccagcagagtatcatcccagtcaattgaaagctccaacataccatcagcaaaaatttacatcattatggaattaattgacatagtaatgagtaaccaatatgttaaaagtaaatgcgagttcccagccaccttctgtgaccacctcaccatCGTAGTTTTCCCTGAACATTTTCAAGTATCCTagaatttcttctttaaatattctACTATTTCTTGATCTATGGGTTGGATTGAAATGTTATATTTAGTAATAAAAAAGCATTGTGCTAATGTCATTTTAGGTTCCTCTCAAACTGGCATGGTTATAAAATTAAAAGGGAACTATAATAATAAAAGATCaatcttttttcaattttttgttttttagaaaaggaGCTCTGCAAGCCAATGGTAGTATTGGTTGAACACCTGACATTTGGGCACTAGAGACAGTAAATGGATCTCCGTGATGTGGCTGTACAACCCTCCTCCAGTTATGTCTGAAGTTAGCGCCATCTCGCTCAGGTTAAGGCCAACACTCAAAGGAAACTTAATGCCTTGCTATACCATTGTATGTTCTCTCTCAACTCATTGAGAGTGGAGAGATTGCTTAGAAAACAGGTATTTTGTTTCACTCTTAATTTTCACAGCTTTCAGTGCAGATTTTCTTTGTGGTAATAAAACACATGACATATAAATCACCATTTTAAAGTGCACCATTCAGCATTgttatatatattcacaatgttgTGCAACCATTACCACCATCTAACTTAcaactgcattttaaaatctaCTACAAAGATAAGAACATTGGCAAAAGAGTCTGAAAAACATACACAGGAGTAAAATCATAAACACCTGGTTTTATATAATATGTACTCAAATATTTTCAAGAATAATATTTGAATGTTAATATGGAAGTTACCTACTTTCTTGgtctaattatattttaatatatatgtactAAGAATTTCACTACATATTTTCTTATTATCAGAGATCACATAGAGCAGATCTACATTTTTATTCCTAGAGCAGTtaagaataaatatttccaaACTTGTTATATAAAACAGGGTCACTATATCCTGTTAAACTAAGAAATATCCTTGTGCTGCCTTTGTGTTTACTGCATGGTTTATGAATTGAACAAAAATAGAACAATGCCTAACAGTGTGCTACTCCCTGTAATCCTGTACTTGCTCATGTTTGTTCTGTCTAGCTCTAGAGTTGAGCTTCATCCAATATACTCTAATATTTACCTGGCAGAAGTTCCAGCTCTTGGGTGACTAagtcttttattttaattgattagCCTACCTCAGATTTTTCTTAGTCCCCCCCCACCGCCCCCAATTAAGTAACAGTGTCCTGGCTTACCTGCCTGACACTCTATACCTGAGCCAGGACTGCAGTGGTCTGCAAAGGATTTCTTATTATGACTTTCAATTATGGAATGGGTTTATGGTGTCTGGTGTTTTCCCTGCGGAGGCTAGACTTCCTAAGATTCTCCAGCTTGCCTTCTTCAGCACCCTATCTAAAAGGCCAACATTCTCTCTAACATTAACTTTGTTTCCCTGAAAAACTCTAACAGTGaaaatcaaggaaaagaaaaaggcaaggaGTTGGAACAGTGTCAACAAATGATTGCTGGTTctctaaaacagatttttttcatacACCATAATAAACAATATATTTACTGAATTGCTTTAACGGTTGAATTGTATCATACATACTTTTTCTTGACAGAGATTTTGACAGTTGTCCCATTGTCTGAAACGTTAAGAGAGATTGAGTTTATTATTTAAGGTTTAGAATTTACAGAGTTTTCATCAATTTTTACATTATgcacttttttctaaaaaagttatttatttgaaaatcagagttacggagagagaggaagacatagAGGTGGGcacaagagggagagggagggaggggggagagatggggagagaaggagagaaaaggggaagggaggaagagagagagagagacagagacagagagagagaatgagaatcttccacatgctggtgtATTTCCTGATGACCACAACATTCAAGGTTGAAGCCAGGTGCCCCTGGCTtccaagtgtcccatgtgggtggcaggagccctagcagttgggccatcttccgattttcctaggccattagcagggagctcaactgAAACtacagcagccagcacttgaatgagtacccacatggaatgttgGTACTGCAGCCAGCAAATTCACCTGTTATGCCACATTACCATTCCCTGACATGACACATTGAGTACACTTTAGCCATGTTTATTTTGTAGTGGTCTTGGAAGAATATGGTGTTGAAGAGAGAGGGAATGGGCTAGTCTTTTTCTGAGTACTCTGTTTGATCACATTTTTGCATCTTTCaagaaatttatttatctgaaagatgagagagagagagttatcttGTTCACTGGTTTACTGTTCAAATGTCCAAAGCAAACAGGGCGGGacgaggctgaagccaagagcccaaaagtctatctggatctctcacatgggtattagagacccaagtatttgagccattatctgttacctcccagggtgtgcatcagcaagaatctggaactggaagcaaaactgggactcaaactcaggctctGCAATATGagaagcaggtgtcccaagcagtaacttaaccactatgccaaatatCTACTCTAATTACAGGTTTCTAATAAATTCCTTTCTAATCAAATCCTCACATCTAGTTTCCTTGCCAGAgtaac is drawn from Ochotona princeps isolate mOchPri1 chromosome X, mOchPri1.hap1, whole genome shotgun sequence and contains these coding sequences:
- the LOC131478587 gene encoding fibrous sheath-interacting protein 2-like; this encodes MSHAANSSTTKQWDNCQNLCQEKVIFEELNSTIHNIMAWVVASVTSVLYPVITNSEERVKSNTYPVSAESAPSLDGASCCHTCSDMMIYTRTKTFQRKPYAEAFDRSVEQPTTALIPSSFSKVRTPGKAQSKKNSFMPAKIKFNEALEYPDLKLCKSDTQLFASTECKTKKVRNAATETANLEDSLSSDGETKDKNEKQELVNAFADFKYYIKEETELILQKIFEELMFNLTETIPTLSTAVTDHFFDQTDKDSEKLLDDIDISTAADEIVGTILEKLKYAAEKKCIKAFPQDLSVHFKSDSATSEEHSICCKEVHSEASLPYYFENMGNLTEDIVHVNSQKLMLLAPFKQNQLADLEDIPKSSYQLHMKDPTCTFFQQIGKKKSGAESEAASLTAEGEIQSFVSNILSHSSLLVNLEEAISTTLDFVQMGLNDERLTATKETVLILQLLDDILTQLQ